One genomic segment of Amycolatopsis sp. Hca4 includes these proteins:
- a CDS encoding YidH family protein: MASDDIERDDRIPQAGGTEPDYRFTLANERTFLAWLRTALGLLAGGVAVHQLVPSPTAVSTVLAGLCVALAGVLAATAYPRWRRVQLAMRAGEPLPPSRMILVLTGGLLTLIVAAAVLLAAS; encoded by the coding sequence GTGGCCTCGGACGACATCGAGCGGGACGACCGCATACCCCAGGCGGGCGGCACCGAACCCGACTACCGCTTCACGCTGGCCAACGAACGCACCTTCCTCGCCTGGCTCCGCACGGCCCTCGGCCTGCTCGCCGGCGGCGTGGCCGTGCACCAGCTGGTGCCCTCGCCCACCGCGGTCAGCACGGTGCTCGCCGGGCTGTGCGTCGCGCTGGCCGGCGTCCTCGCCGCGACGGCGTACCCGCGGTGGCGGCGGGTGCAGCTCGCCATGCGGGCCGGCGAGCCCCTGCCGCCCAGCCGGATGATCCTAGTGCTGACCGGCGGCCTGCTGACCCTCATCGTCGCCGCGGCCGTGCTGCTGGCGGCCTCGTGA